AAAGAAGCATTTTTCACCAGTTTGGGACACTCAGACCACCAACTCACAAATGAGCTGCTTGTGATCGTAGCTCTCATCGCTGAAAATCCCAGCTCTCTGCTTATTGTGAGTGCAGGTTCATTCATGTTATGATGGAAACATATCGCAACTGATCATTTTTCTCTGTATATTTAGAAAGTGTGCAAATCTAAAATTTTCTtgacatcatcttttttttattttcaggagaGTTCGTTTGCCAAAGATCTCGTTGTTCTCGCCACATTTCCAGAGTGTGAGGCCACTTTTTGCTCAAGAGTTTTAGTTTCACTCTTACATCTGAATGATTTATGAGTACGGCAGCACCttctattataacaaaattgCCTGACTTATATTTTAGTGAAAACTGTGAACCCTTTGGTGCACAACCTCAAGCTCAACTTCAGTACCGAAGACTTGAAAATGAAGAAGCTGCTGTTGAACCTGTTGGTTTTGCTGTCGGGGGAATTTGCTGCGCTGCAGGTCAATCACACACTCAGTTTCTCTGTAACTGTTCTGGGTCTAAACATCACGATTCTAACACCCTGAATGTTTTCCTCTCCCAGCTTTTTGAAGAGGAAAGAGTAATACCAGCTCTGCTGACGCTCATGAAGCCTCCTACAGCCTCATCTGAGCGTCGGTCAGGTTCAGGTCGCTGGTCCTCGgcccagcaggaggagctgcagctgcaggcgcTGACCATCCTGGCCACCATCGCTCCGCTCATGTTGGAAGAATACGTGTCCTGTCAGGGAATCGCAtgtctgctgctcctgctggaCTGGTGCGTCAGGAAAGGTGAGGACGCACCGAAACATTATGAGAGACAAATTAAAGACTGAAGAGACTCTATCATGTGTCTGAAATGTCAGAGGTCAAACACCGACATTCATGTGTCCTGTCagagtgcccttgagcaaaacAGAGTCCTGGttcactcacttttttttccacaattgctggttttattttgtccttttgtgCAGATGCTCTCTTTGGTCACAGCTCCCATGGtacaggaggaagaggcagtAAAACCGCTCAGATGTTTCACTGTATCAGAGTTCTGAGATCTGTGACGTCTTCATGTGTGGACTCAGTCAACCAGGACCTTTGTGATCAAGGAGTCATCAACCAGCTCTTGGGTAAGTTAACTTTCACGTCACAAGGAGCGAAATCCCAGCAGAAACATTTTACCCCATGTACGTGTTCATTTATAGAAAGACCTGTCGTCTCTTCTCAGGGATTTTGATGCAGATGGAAGCGAGTCCTGACGAAGAGGATGTCATCACCCTGGAGATAAAGTTGGACATTCAACTGATACTTTCACTGCTGTGTGAGAGTGACATGCACAGAAAGGTGAAGCTGCAGTTATGACCCCGATAAAAGCACTTTGTAATCTGTTTACTGTTCCCGTAAAACAGCTAAACTTTAGTTTGACCGAAATCTATTTCATCTCATGCTCGGATCAGAAACTGAAGTTTTCAATTAGAGTTACAACTTACGTAACAACAGGTGTAAGTGACAGTTATGTTGTACTGCAGGAGCTGTTTGGATCCGAGGGAGTTGAGATGGTGCTTCACTTCCTGAGAAAAGGTTCCGACAGGTTCTACAGCGGTCTGGGACACAACAAGCTCATCCTGTCCACAGTCGACTGCGTGTGGTCAGTTCAGCTAAAACTCAGCTCACTTTGAAAATTGCTAagttaatttattattatttattatatggAAACATCCCATCAATTGGTATATTTTACACAAGCCACATCCAAAATCCACATGCCAATTTCAAAGACACATTGATGTCCTGATGTGGTTTCAGAAATCAGATTTTAACATGAGTTGGCTGCATTCAGGAATTTAACTGGGCGCAGAGGtcatgtcttttgtgttttttaattgataaaGATAAGGACACTCACTGATTTCCCACAGTTGAGAGAGTCTGTCCATGTCCTTTCAGGTCCTGCATTGTGGGCTGCTACACCACAGAGGATTTCTTCCTGGCTAAAGAGGGAGTGTCTCTTCTGTTGGACTTACTCAGTGTAAGTATCAGACTGATTCTAAGAGCATAACTGAAGTTACTGCGTCCATATGCATTTAAACGTTAAGTACAGATATGAGACTTTATCTCTCGCTGACAGTCGAGCCCCGGATGCGTTCACTGCAACATCCTCGCCACCCTGCTGGAGTTATGTGACAACCCCAACGCTCTGCCTCACGTCGTGAGCTGGAGGGACGGCAGAGGTCAGACGGCTCCTGgactcctgctgcagctgtggagggaggaggaggaggagctgcaggtcagCCGAAACCAACACGGAGGGATCGCAGGTCAGTGGcaatatgacattttattttggcactTTCAGTCCTCTATAGTCTTCCTCCATCTTATATTCACTGATTAATCCTCTAGGTAGAACCTGGGTTTTTATTGAAGCTACAGTGCtgctccattttgtttttcacaaattGTCTCATattgaaacatatttttgtcttaTATTCTGCTGTTCAACTTTTGACTTTAAGATCCCCAGAGGCCCCTCCTCAGTCTTCACCAGCAGCACGACACCAAACTGTCGTTTCCTGCTGACGTACCGAGTCAAGCAGTGCTGGAGTTATCAGAGAACCTGCGGGCAAAGATTTACTCCATCCTCTGCAAAATTGGTAAAGCAGTTATTAAAGAATTATAAATTGCagtaaatatgttgtttatagGAACAATACATAAACGTGTGAATATATAGATGATGCTATTTTTATTATGTAACCTAGCTGCTGCAAACTAAGACACCATGAAGACATCATGAACTTGTAAAACTATAAACTTTAAAGAATAAATCAATTGGTGCTTTTGCAGGTTTTCATGATCTTCCTGGACTGTCAGCAAAACATTATGTGACCCTGAGCATTGTGAGGAGATATCTGGACTTCAAGgtaaaaaatctgtttgttaagaaaagaaaagtaccAAATATAAAAATAGTAACTGTACCAAATTCCATAAggatttttgtcagttttacaCTATCAGCATTATGAGGTAGATGTTGAAATAACGAGCAAGTTAAAATTTGAGCTAAAAAGAGTTACCTTTAACTTTAAGCCTTACCAGGAATGAAGTACAGATAACATCCAGGTAATTGTATTTTAAGCAGCATGCAAAGACTTTTGTTTGAGAtgacacaaagaaacagagacagtaTAAACGCTGAGGTGTCTTTAGGTCGGTGAGGTGTGGGAAGAGATCAGCGGGGAGCTGAGTTTGGACGGCGTGAGACCGATCTCTCCTGATGAGGAGGCTCTGAGCACCATCTGTAAGATCACGGAGGACACAGCGAGAAGGGTCGCAgcagagcaaaacagcatcTTAGAGCAACGGGAGAAAGAGGAACTCGGCGAGGAGGAGCTCATGTACGCAGAGGTGCCGAGAATTGTGCCAGTCTTGACAATAAGAAAACTTTCTTCACCTGCcaaaccttttttctctcctcagttttcacagatgaaaaaaattaatgatTGCAAATGGAacaccaggtttttttttagttattcGCTTCTAAGGCCTTCCATGGCTGGCAGTAAAAAGTGATTAATCTCCTTTCTTATTTACTACCATAGacatttgaaagaaagaaaaatctggcATGTGTCCCAGAATCGTCCGTCAGTTCCTTATTTTCAGGCAGATCCAAACTCAACTCTTTTAAAGcctacattaaaataaatgtaatagaGCTTTGATAGTGTGTAAATTTCATTGAAACTGTTTCTGTGACTTGACATCATTTTTTATCGTCATGTGCACTCTGAGTGTTTTCTTTGCATCTTTGTGTTGCAGATGAAGTCTCactggaggcagcaggagctcaTGGCAAAGTCGTGGGACAGCTACGTTTCCAGGACTTCAAACTATGAGATCCTGAAGGTTGTGTCTTTATCATCTGCAGATATATAAACGATAACAAACAAGTGGtttgaataatgtgtttttaattttagtcACTACAACTAACTTTTTTTGTGTACAGGAAGTGAAAGCGCAGAGGGAATCAACCAGACCCAAACCAAAGCCTGAAGGCACTGCTGTTCATCCAACAGAGgtctctcacaaacacaacatttatatGACTCCAGAGGTTTTTAATATCAAGTATTGCACTGCTTACTGCTAATAAACTGGCTACAGGAGGTTAAACTTCACATTAAACATGGACAGAAGCAACTAGACGATGATGCCAAATGATAAAAGCAGAGATGCAACCAAAACATTTAGTCGAGAGGTGGAATATACCAGTCTTTTCGCACAATTTAATATGgggaaaatgtctgtttatgtcaCAGAACACCAAACTGAGGAAGCAGTCTTTATCCAGGAAGTGATTATTGCCAATGAGCTTGGACAAATGATTCTTCTTGAGGCTACAAGTGAAACCACTTTAGATGTGTCTGCTAAGTGCTTTGACATTTGCGCTGTGCAGAACTACAAGCAGACGCACTCACGGCTGACAACCTGCTGTGTTTTCCCCTGTTGTTTCAGCATTTCATCGGGCAGGTCATAGCTGCAGAGAGCACAGACGCTCAGGGCTCTGCAGGACTGAAGCTGATGCTGACCAGAGCTCCCATCAAGACTGCAGGTCAGGACGCAGTGGGAGCCACAACTCAGGACCCAGAATACTTCAGCACCGTATCTGTTAAAGACTGATGTCGGCACAGACTCTCGTTTaataactttattattttatcgTATAGATTTTAATGTACATGCAACACAACTGTGCAACATTTTAACACGTTTATCACAAACAGTTGATTTTTAAAGAGAGCCAATTCATTCGCAGCGTCTGTAGagattattgtttgtttaatttgaatgcAGACATGAGGTCACTCGATGTGCACAATCAGCATCTTGTAGtctggtcctcctcctcatgtaGACAAACACGCACACTGTAGTAAACCGACTGGCAACTCACATGTCTTCTCATAGCAACTGTTCAAATTCCtacattaaataaacaaaacaacttataaccaaattttttttttctgatggaaGATTTagttcacaaaaaaagtcattcaagaatttcatttgataactttttgtccaCAACATTCGTTCATAGCTCaccaaaacagacacagaggcagaataacaaaataaagaaagacaaGAGAATTGAGTTTTATGatcagcgagagagaaaaggcgggaaaacagacaaaaactttaatgttgcaatgtttttctatattttcattaatttctcagaaaATAACTCATGGACTTTGATGCAGGTGTATTCaggtggctggtgtctatgaGTGAAATCGAAGCAGATCCAAACAAAAATCAGAATCTTGAGGATTTAGAAATGTTGGCTTGACGGATTAAAGCAGAGTGTttggccttggtggaggtatgcactctccTGTGCTCTATGCTAGTGTAAGATCATCTTAAATACCCTGTTTAAATATGTTTCTATGCATTAATACTTTATTGGTTTATGTAACCAACTGAGCCACATGAACAGTGAGACCCTGAACAATCAATGTTGCATCATGGAAACTGTTACCTTGTGTAACATCATAATGACAACCGTTAAATTACTTGAACATTAAATGTAGTCCGGTTATGTCCAGTGAAAGTGAGTCCTGGTGTCTGAAGGTCCATTCAGGACAGTttttacaaagtgttttctcttttgtgttttcgGGTTACGTAAGTCGCTGCAGCGCGTTAACACACATGTTCCCTCAAGCGTGCAACATGCTGCACAGAGCCACTTCTCCTGCTTCTTCCCTCCCCTGGCTCTCACCCATTTCACTGGCTGGATGACCAAATCATCTCTGACAGGCCGAGGCTTTTCATGCagctctgtgagtgtgtgttgagccCGTTGAGCCCGTTGGACGGGGATGTTCACAGCGCACAAAAGAGCAGGGACACACAGGAGCCTCTTCAGTACGACAGGCTGCCACTGTTTGTTCAGGCTTCACATGCTGTCCGTCTGTCTGAGCCGCTGCAGCCATCGATGAAGGCGGAGGTCAGGGTGGGTGCTGCTTTTTGGATCAACTCCCCCAGGACCTGTCAACTTCAAACTGTGAGACTTTGTTTTACCCCAAAAACTGCTATTTAATTATTTGGTACAAGAAATGTATAGTTTATTgatgttttatatatttcaaatcaaatacaTTGATATAATTGATGATTTTAAGGTAGTGGAAGTTTCTGGTTTGGACAGTGAGATGTTTTTCCAACAACCTTCGTTTGAGTGAAGCTGTAACGACTTTGTTGTGTGTAAGAATGATGTAACAAATAACTCTATTGGCTGAATACAGAGGGATGAAAACTTTATCTAATGGTGTTTTACTCAGGACAGTAGATTCAAAATGCAACTTTGGGGTgtttaaaatatttgagaagtactgattaaaatattacttggaaaagaaagaatgagacgttacttttctaaaaaaaaattctaaattaATTTGAAGTCTGGAAAGAAAGTTTCCTTTAATGTTGATCAATAAAGGCAGTGTGGTGAAAAGTACCTAAGAGTCACACTTGAGTTAAAGTTATCATGTTGAATTATTACTTTAAAGTGGAAGTCATTCATACGAACAGTccttgagtaaaagtatctgatattaaatgtgaataaaatctGAGTAGATCATTCTTGCTGATTATTAGATCCagtattcagcatttttctgatcgTCTGAATCagtgatttttctctttttaatccGATGTAAATAGAATAAGTGCACTCATTTGGCTCTAATGCAGCATGTTATCTGATAGGTAACCAGTATCGTAAGTTGTTAAACTAATGTAGTGAgtgaaaaagtacaatatttgcctccaacaTGCTGTGGAGTGGctgtataaagtagcagaaagaggaaatgctgaagtaaagtacctcaaaattacaCACTAGTAGGTAAAGTACTGAGTCGGGTATTTTAAAAACCACTTCCAAGATGATAAATTGTTTGACTTTACCTAAACTAAATACTGAGCAGTTTAACCtcatttacaaataaatagaaatatcacatttaataactttaaattATTTGAGAAGAGATTTTAACTGTATTAAAAATAGAGGTTACATGTagaaagaaaccacaaacaGGAACACCTCCTTCAGAACTTttttcagaggagaaaatgcagaaaaaaaatactgatggaTCACAATTTTCAGAATCTTCCCGCGTGGTAAACTTGAGTTGGGTTGTTGAGAGTCTTTCTTCTCCTACAGGAAGTTTATTGGCTCGTCTGagaagctccagcagcagaaatgatCATCAGACTTGGAAGACTGACGCCAGGATACTTCCGTCTCCTCCAGGTGGGTCTCCACATACTGAGAGCTCAGATTTATTACCTCTGTCTTTATGTTTAATTCACTGATCTGCATGCttcaaacattttcttccaAATGCATAGTTGGACATATTTTGTCCCTCTGCAGTTGAGACAGATGCATTACAATAATTCACTCTGATGCAGAGAGCACAGATAAATCAATCCAGTGGGTGAAAGttactgtttgtctttttatgttaTTGCTTTAAATTGAGGGAGGACAGCGATCGACGACGGGCTGATGAATATTTCACAGAGAGCTGATGCAGCTCGTCTCAGGAGGTCACATTACATAACCTGTTCAGACTCCACCTCACAGCTCGCGTTGGGTGCAAAAGGATGTTGATGCAGGATGGGAAATGTTACGAACAGTCAGGGAGTGAAGAGTTGACATGGACCGCCATCGGACGCTCCTATCTGAGGGTTAAATCTGCTCATCAATATAGAATATGAGGATTAGGGTTAGTAAATATTGATGGTAGTCTGGACCAAAGTTTTGAAAGTACTGACGAGGCCATACATGTTGTGTGGCTAACCAAGAAACTATAATGGTATTCTGTAGAatgcatacctccgccaaagCCCAACAGTCTCTGTTtctactcactcatagataccagccacttTTAAACTGCATAAAGTTGGAAAAATCAGACACAACCTTAAAGGATCTGTAAAGGAAATGATCTACAATGTGTCCCCCTCCCCTCGgttgggtggtggtggtgaggacTAACCTGTCTGTTAATACAGGCACCAGcacctgttttttgtttctccgctttcattaatttgttttatttgtttatttgtttttggttgtttgtttcctttcatgatttatttgtttgttttttgtatccATGTGGGAATATATGTTTCACTGTATATGtttattgtggttgttgttgatgcTTCTATCAGGCAACCTACAAGTGAAATTACTGGGAAAAATCTGATTATTCTGAAACCAgcaaatcaaaaaataaaaatgaggtTCCAGCCACCAAAATATGCCAGATTTCTTTCATGCATTACTGAGAAATTTCCGAGACAGTTACAtaggtgaaaataaaacaagaccaAACCTACACATTCACAACTCCATGACCCTCATGGCCACATACCACACCCTGTACCAGGTTTTTAACATTCAACAAACAAAGACGTCTGCCCTCAGATTACTTTCAAAGCTCCCATATTCACATAAAAACTTCTACACACTGTGTCTGTAACGCGCCTCTCATCAGTCTGTAGTCTGACtgcgtccgtctgtctgtcctgtgtgCAGAGGCAGGTCTCAGGTGAGGTCCGCATGCAGCCTCAGAGCAGTCTCATCGACCCCATCGCCATGACGATGGCCACAGTGGGGATGGGAGTGTCTCTGTACAGCGCCAGGCAGATGGCAGAGAGGGTCCATCTGAAACATCTGAACGCCTGAGGCCAGCGAGGAGCAGTCAGACCGGAGCAGCTCTGTGGgctgtctgcctgtttgttcACTTGTTTGTGTACGTCGGAGAAGgtctgtgatggaggaggtggagagtgttagtgtgtctgtggagTCGTGGAAGGAAAATCTAAGTGTCCCAGAAGGAAAATGTGAGTCATTGTGAAGTCCCAGCAGGAagatttgtcatttatttatttacaatttacacttctttttttttttttttttttttaatgagcctGTGGTTTGACCACTCTGCATAGTTGTGCTTGTTGCCTGTAAGAGGActgcacatttcatttattcatttaaatgcaaTAAATCTGCTTATCATCTGTAAACAAGGATTATAGTTCAACCTGCAGCCATTATTATTCCCCACATTTTATAGAGCAGCAagatataaaaaacacaaaatctaataaaaactaaataacatGATGTGGGAACTTAACTCTGCATGGCTCCTTGTTATATTTATTGATATTAGTCACAAACATAACCTTTACTTTCAAATATTCCAGTTCAGCAATTCATTTGTTTGACTGTTGCACCTTAATGTTTTGAATTTAGATTGTAAATCCTCAAGCAGCATCTCTCCCgtcagtatttattatttataatgcAGACTGTAACTGCTGTTTGCATCAGGGCATCCACAGTGTGCTTCATTAAAATTTCATGTTTGTactaaaatgttataaaaaaacaaaacaaaacaaaacatctgtaaagGATGACaatgaatgattttgttttgtatagTCACAAATTTAATAGATGTTattcttaaaataaacatgttcacAGTTCTGACGTCTGGATTCTGATAtttccaagttttttttctgtgacattaAAACATCTCGTGGTTCTCAGGTTTCATCCATGTGGAAAAGTTTTGTGGGAAATTGTCGGGCGGCTGCACAATCTGTACGGAGCGACTCATGTGGATCAAACTCAGACAGAGGAAGTGATTGTGTGACATGAATGAGATGATGAGATGAAAGTCAACGTGTTCTTTAACGTCAATTATTTTCAGATGAGATCGAGGACGgtgttcttctgttttatgtggatttgctgacatgttttagtTCACGCTCACTGCTCTCATGGCGTTGCtttcaacaaaaacactctTAATCTGAGAAAGACACAGTTAGCAACTGGCTGGTGAGTgaagtggagcatttagcagccaaACAGCCAGATGTTTCCTTCTGTAATAGCTGGATGTGGGAGCTAAATAAACAACTGTTTTGCTAGTTCATCTTATGAACTTAAAAGTTGATggtgcagtatgtgtgtgagtgttcgCAGACTGTTCTGCTGCCCTCAAGTGGCCTAAAGATTCACTAATGCAAGTTTAAATAACTTTTGGGTagaaaaatgcaatttaaaacaaacataaaatcatgTCAGGATGAAGTCACTTCCTCGTCctactttgctgttttttttatagcatCCACAaatctgaagcagctgagaagctacagcaaaataaatgaacagagAAACTTTTCCAATGCAAATCCGGTGTGTCTGATCTCATATGGTCCCATTTCAGACTTTTTGTACTTATTCTCAAGTTTTTACAACCttgccaaaaacaaacagtctctAGATTTCTGTTTCCACGGAGCAGacagcagccagaggaggaggaggtctgacTCTGTGGGAACCAGCCTCAGTTGTTGCTTTTACTAattcctctctgctggaggcTGACGGAGATGAAGAGGAcctttgaattatttatttactctgaGATCTTAAACTGTTGGTAGTTTAGGGGCCAAGTTCCCCAATCATAAAACTGtccacatcagacacacagatgtcaaGTAAAAGCTAATAATTGTCTCTGATTAG
This window of the Acanthopagrus latus isolate v.2019 chromosome 3, fAcaLat1.1, whole genome shotgun sequence genome carries:
- the LOC119016502 gene encoding cilia- and flagella-associated protein 69-like isoform X2 — its product is MDSGKAVHRRKPDIPVIRPRASDENQQVSAKRLELSIVIRLLEDPLTADLKERHLFILKKLLKRNQIGFLLKELKGIAKILNICAEKVRDHPEYVPILCEALNICSLPFLKEKASDELTYAQDVIEFLSHMGCLMRVSDAEVRQQIVASVKSFYSCVAPKQLLDGLQPASPGYRLQLLERSDLPQTLLLSMAALENQPAIRLQLLQTLQILSSSSDLNCVLILNARGAEMICLHMNEPDPSGQVLFRSSEILWNLLERGNKEEVTAQLSSMECVLSLKEAFFTSLGHSDHQLTNELLVIVALIAENPSSLLIESSFAKDLVVLATFPELKTVNPLVHNLKLNFSTEDLKMKKLLLNLLVLLSGEFAALQLFEEERVIPALLTLMKPPTASSERRSGSGRWSSAQQEELQLQALTILATIAPLMLEEYVSCQGIACLLLLLDWCVRKDALFGHSSHGTGGRGSKTAQMFHCIRVLRSVTSSCVDSVNQDLCDQGVINQLLGILMQMEASPDEEDVITLEIKLDIQLILSLLCESDMHRKELFGSEGVEMVLHFLRKGSDRFYSGLGHNKLILSTVDCVWSCIVGCYTTEDFFLAKEGVSLLLDLLSSSPGCVHCNILATLLELCDNPNALPHVVSWRDGRGQTAPGLLLQLWREEEEELQVSRNQHGGIADPQRPLLSLHQQHDTKLSFPADVPSQAVLELSENLRAKIYSILCKIGFHDLPGLSAKHYVTLSIVRRYLDFKVGEVWEEISGELSLDGVRPISPDEEALSTICKITEDTARRVAAEQNSILEQREKEELGEEELMYAEMKSHWRQQELMAKSWDSYVSRTSNYEILKEVKAQRESTRPKPKPEGTAVHPTEHFIGQVIAAESTDAQGSAGLKLMLTRAPIKTAGQDAVGATTQDPEYFSTVSVKD
- the LOC119016502 gene encoding cilia- and flagella-associated protein 69-like isoform X1, which codes for MDSGKAVHRRKPDIPVIRPRASDENQQVSAKRLELSIVIRLLEDPLTADLKERHLFILKKLLKRNQIGFLLKELKGIAKILNICAEKVRDHPEYVPILCEALNICSLPFLKEKASDELTYAQDVIEFLSHMGCLMRVSDAEVRQQIVASVKSFYSCVAPKQLLDGTDPLFKTKPRTFSSDNRFSRLSLRLQPASPGYRLQLLERSDLPQTLLLSMAALENQPAIRLQLLQTLQILSSSSDLNCVLILNARGAEMICLHMNEPDPSGQVLFRSSEILWNLLERGNKEEVTAQLSSMECVLSLKEAFFTSLGHSDHQLTNELLVIVALIAENPSSLLIESSFAKDLVVLATFPELKTVNPLVHNLKLNFSTEDLKMKKLLLNLLVLLSGEFAALQLFEEERVIPALLTLMKPPTASSERRSGSGRWSSAQQEELQLQALTILATIAPLMLEEYVSCQGIACLLLLLDWCVRKDALFGHSSHGTGGRGSKTAQMFHCIRVLRSVTSSCVDSVNQDLCDQGVINQLLGILMQMEASPDEEDVITLEIKLDIQLILSLLCESDMHRKELFGSEGVEMVLHFLRKGSDRFYSGLGHNKLILSTVDCVWSCIVGCYTTEDFFLAKEGVSLLLDLLSSSPGCVHCNILATLLELCDNPNALPHVVSWRDGRGQTAPGLLLQLWREEEEELQVSRNQHGGIADPQRPLLSLHQQHDTKLSFPADVPSQAVLELSENLRAKIYSILCKIGFHDLPGLSAKHYVTLSIVRRYLDFKVGEVWEEISGELSLDGVRPISPDEEALSTICKITEDTARRVAAEQNSILEQREKEELGEEELMYAEMKSHWRQQELMAKSWDSYVSRTSNYEILKEVKAQRESTRPKPKPEGTAVHPTEHFIGQVIAAESTDAQGSAGLKLMLTRAPIKTAGQDAVGATTQDPEYFSTVSVKD